The Cuculus canorus isolate bCucCan1 chromosome 16, bCucCan1.pri, whole genome shotgun sequence genome includes a region encoding these proteins:
- the EPB41L1 gene encoding band 4.1-like protein 1 isoform X9: MTTETEPGSEVKNTQEEAPQQQPEAAAHGPTASAANPTGRDAEANEKPGAQSDARNMDPGTEMEEKDYSETDGLSDKTTPSKTQKSPQKTTKKVKSALCRVTLLDASEYECEVEKHARGQVLFDMVCEHLNLLEKDYFGLTFCDSDSQKNWLDPSKEIKKQIRNGPWNFAFTVKFYPPDPAQLTEDITRYYLCLQLRADIITGRLPCSFVTHALLGSYAVQAELGDYDAEEHVGNYVSELRFAPNQTRELEERIMELHKTYRGMTPGEAEIHFLENAKKLSMYGVDLHHAKDSEGIDIMLGVCANGLLIYRDRLRINRFAWPKILKISYKRSNFYIKIRPGEYEQFESTIGFKLPNHRSAKRLWKVCIEHHTFFRLVSPEPPPKGFLVMGSKFRYSGRTQAQTRQASALIDRPAPFFERSSSKRYTMSRSLDGEFSRPASVSENHDARMEGEKRDEDGEFGSRRRSETEDEEVTTPTKIKELKPEHETTPRHKQEFLDKPEDVLLKHQASINELKRTLKEPNSKLVHRDRDRRLPSSPASSSPKHEDETPKGTPEKATESSVPKTDAVTAAPGPGVKKPEADGSPPQRVGTTDTAQVEGGSRDATAAAHTGTTEIAPATSDHSAKAGKGAIPTTDLRSLSPITSGSAGKEMLTSIFSATAETLSTSTTTHVTKTVKGGFSETRIEKRIIITGDEDVDQDQALALAIKEAKLQHPDMLVTKAVVYRETEPSPEERDKKPQES; the protein is encoded by the exons ATGACGACAGAGACGGAGCCTGGTTCGGAGGTGAAGAACACGCAGGAGGAggctccacagcagcagccagaggcaGCCGCACACGGCCCTACCGCCAGTGCCGCCAACCCCACTGGCCGGGACGCTGAGGCCAATGAGAAGCCTGGGGCCCAGTCTGACGCCCGAAATATGGACCCG GGcacagagatggaggagaaggactaCAGCGAGACCGATGGCCTCTCGGACAAAACAACCCCCAGCAAGACCCAGAAGTCACCCCAGAAAACCACCAAGAAAGTGAAGAGTGCCCTCTGCAGAGTGACTCTGCTCGACGCCTCCGAGTATGAATGTGAGGTGGAG AAGCATGCCCGAGGCCAAGTCCTCTTTGACATGGTGTGTGAGCACCTCAACCTCTTGGAGAAGGACTACTTTGGCCTCACCTTCTGCGACTCAGACAGCCAAAAG AACTGGCTGGACCCCTCCAAGGAGATCAAGAAGCAGATCCGCA ACGGGCCCTGGAACTTTGCCTTCACTGTGAAGTTTTACCCTCCAGACCCTGCCCAGCTCACGGAGGACATCACAAG ATACTACCTGTGCCTGCAGCTCCGGGCAGACATCATCACGGGGCGCCTGCCCTGCTCCTTCGTCACCCACGCCCTGCTGGGCTCCTACGCCGTGCAGGCTGAGCTGGGTGACTACGATGCCGAGGAGCACGTGGGCAACTACGTCAGCGAGCTGCGCTTCGCCCCCAACCAGACACGGGAGCTGGAGGAGCGCATCATGGAGCTGCACAAGACCTACCG GGGAATGACTCCCGGGGAAGCAGAGATCCACTTCCTGGAGAATGCCAAGAAGCTCTCCATGTATGGGGTGGACCTGCACCACGCCAAG GACTCAGAGGGCATCGACATCATGCTGGGTGTCTGCGCCAATGGCCTCCTCATCTACAGGGACCGCTTGAGGATCAACCGCTTTGCTTGGCCCAAGATCCTCAAGATTTCCTACAAGAGAAGCAACTTCTACATAAAGATCCGCCCGGGTGAG TATGAGCAGTTTGAGAGCACCATTGGCTTCAAGCTGCCCAACCATCGCTCTGCCAAGCGCCTCTGGAAGGTCTGCATAGAGCATCACACCTTCTTCAG GCTGGTGTCCCCAGAGCCACCCCCCAAGGGCTTCCTGGTGATGGGCTCCAAGTTTCGCTACAGTGGGCGGACGCAGGCGCAGACACGACAGGCCAGCGCCCTCATCGACCGCCCAGCTCCCTTTTTTGAGCGCTCCTCCAGCAAACGGTACACCATGTCTCGCAGCCTTGACGGAG AGTTCTCGCGCCCAGCCTCTGTCAGCGAGAACCACGACGCCAGGATGGAGGGCGAGAAGCGGGATGAGGACGGTGAGTTTGGAAGCAGGAGACGATCTGAGACAGAGGATGAGGAGGTGACCACCCCAACGAAAATCAAGGAGCTGAAG CCGGAGCACGAAACAACCCCCAGGCACAAGCAGGAG TTTTTAGACAAGCCAGAAGATGTTTTGCTGAAGCATCAGGCCAGCATCAATGAGCTGAAACGAACCCTGAAGGAGCCCAACAGCAAGCTGGTTCACAGGGACCGGGACAGGAGGCTGCCTTCCTCACCAGCCTCTTCCTCACCCAAACATGAGGATGAAACACCAAAGGGAACCCCAGAAAAGGCCACTGAG TCATCAGTCCCAAAAACGGATGCTGTGACCGCCGCTCCGGGGCCAGGTGTAAAGAAGCCTGAAGCAGACGGCTCCCCTCCCCAGCGAGTTGGCACCACAGACACAGCCCAG GtggaaggaggcagcagggacGCCACGGCCGCTGCTCACACTGGCACCACAGAGATAGCACCGGCGACCTCA GATCACAGCGCCAAGGCCGGGAAAGGGGCCATTCCCACGACAGACCTTCGCTCCCTCTCACCG ATCACCAGCGGCTCCGCTGGGAAGGAAATGCTCACCAGCATATTCAGTGCCACTGCAGAAACCCTCTCCACTTCCACCACTACCCACGTTACCAAG ACTGTGAAAGGAGGGTTTTCTGAGACCCGAATAGAGAAGCGCATCATCATCACAGGAGATGAAGACGTGGACCAGGACCAG GCACTGGCTTTAGCAATCAAAGAGGCAAAACTACAGCATCCTGACATGCTGGTAACCAAAGCTGTGGTGTACAGAGAAacagaaccttctccagaggAAAGGGACAAGAAACCTCAG
- the EPB41L1 gene encoding band 4.1-like protein 1 isoform X3, whose protein sequence is MTTETEPGSEVKNTQEEAPQQQPEAAAHGPTASAANPTGRDAEANEKPGAQSDARNMDPGTEMEEKDYSETDGLSDKTTPSKTQKSPQKTTKKVKSALCRVTLLDASEYECEVEKHARGQVLFDMVCEHLNLLEKDYFGLTFCDSDSQKNWLDPSKEIKKQIRNGPWNFAFTVKFYPPDPAQLTEDITRYYLCLQLRADIITGRLPCSFVTHALLGSYAVQAELGDYDAEEHVGNYVSELRFAPNQTRELEERIMELHKTYRGMTPGEAEIHFLENAKKLSMYGVDLHHAKDSEGIDIMLGVCANGLLIYRDRLRINRFAWPKILKISYKRSNFYIKIRPGEYEQFESTIGFKLPNHRSAKRLWKVCIEHHTFFRLVSPEPPPKGFLVMGSKFRYSGRTQAQTRQASALIDRPAPFFERSSSKRYTMSRSLDGEFSRPASVSENHDARMEGEKRDEDGEFGSRRRSETEDEEVTTPTKIKELKFLDKPEDVLLKHQASINELKRTLKEPNSKLVHRDRDRRLPSSPASSSPKHEDETPKGTPEKATETMEEDTLDDFASEHGASLSMESFTQKSLVSSPEGSEHWVFIERETPRLETVAVKKTLSVKKEDAGTSEVKMTASVSKVEMAIGKAKEVAGQEDPADAVLNTRRRAKMIASPEDFESVWEDEIYEKETKGEPSQEAKRLPVESAEEEPQEQGEEATTSQPGLPKPCQQSEERQRAKILVAESSEGENEVISKEHASAASRKQEARVPVTTTELLKIKVKTGDDTSETSATQRIIYLGDPEGEEKDSKPYLLLETGRRLGLEERPEATVNTSGEGSEHVAPAAEGFEPPSSASQQHTAVTGKPDEASEEPRTGCDGTTLGQKDRLPLLQEKASARLTGCEAPKRGEALPRSREVGPEEMDLGSLKPCGLAGNGTEEHTGSPGQSPDTCTATEEFSGRIEADDDKEEGARVVLQMEEIETKSPLSAVPRQDHSHITAGLEGDKPSTPAPIPFPQQSSPCPVEPAPGAEPEGRDLSQATSPVRGVGTPKGVDSSLEVAHEEVSTAVGKGAPKKESPVAEVAIARGVHPESEERPQDMDNATWKPHQSVSPVAEGSPQSTDAAAEPIQVRDPGTGEVARDVDSVTVRATQSNVDTTEEQLKEKPTIKELSQGTGPTSRKPGRGEGCGMEQLPHDKSPCVGELPPKAEEPDRQTEAIVRDLPQEAPVDGELLHTAEPKAQEPLWDSEFNVREDLQGRSPAVGEAARDSDLTLEQPPQHKSPPKEAIDVPHSHSTIAGLCQGSKVYRLSTLTYEGERELQASSGTHQIESESVVYVAGRTGAVSQEHGDYTMAPGSLQDSDCYRKTSVASKIKMFEQSEAERTAAQEGREHVPETETSTKPKGKTGLVQDVLLNTGLTSPPAGPVTPVGPPVGSLALGEGAGSGDASQPLSLKENVSVDLEHEGEDNAELASPDSGCELTLAEAASKSQEPSGEEKDLSDPSVKSSLKEENLKTAMPVVFQRAGLREGTEERAKPPRHRAPESDTGDEEQDQEKDSVFLKDNHLAIERKCSSITVSSTSSLEAEVDFTVIGDFHGTAFEDISRSLPELDKDKSETEDEGLVSFQHTDKVVPGLEEDGKAGEKVSQPSSDVSQLESSVPKTDAVTAAPGPGVKKPEADGSPPQRVGTTDTAQVEGGSRDATAAAHTGTTEIAPATSDHSAKAGKGAIPTTDLRSLSPITSGSAGKEMLTSIFSATAETLSTSTTTHVTKTVKGGFSETRIEKRIIITGDEDVDQDQALALAIKEAKLQHPDMLVTKAVVYRETEPSPEERDKKPQES, encoded by the exons ATGACGACAGAGACGGAGCCTGGTTCGGAGGTGAAGAACACGCAGGAGGAggctccacagcagcagccagaggcaGCCGCACACGGCCCTACCGCCAGTGCCGCCAACCCCACTGGCCGGGACGCTGAGGCCAATGAGAAGCCTGGGGCCCAGTCTGACGCCCGAAATATGGACCCG GGcacagagatggaggagaaggactaCAGCGAGACCGATGGCCTCTCGGACAAAACAACCCCCAGCAAGACCCAGAAGTCACCCCAGAAAACCACCAAGAAAGTGAAGAGTGCCCTCTGCAGAGTGACTCTGCTCGACGCCTCCGAGTATGAATGTGAGGTGGAG AAGCATGCCCGAGGCCAAGTCCTCTTTGACATGGTGTGTGAGCACCTCAACCTCTTGGAGAAGGACTACTTTGGCCTCACCTTCTGCGACTCAGACAGCCAAAAG AACTGGCTGGACCCCTCCAAGGAGATCAAGAAGCAGATCCGCA ACGGGCCCTGGAACTTTGCCTTCACTGTGAAGTTTTACCCTCCAGACCCTGCCCAGCTCACGGAGGACATCACAAG ATACTACCTGTGCCTGCAGCTCCGGGCAGACATCATCACGGGGCGCCTGCCCTGCTCCTTCGTCACCCACGCCCTGCTGGGCTCCTACGCCGTGCAGGCTGAGCTGGGTGACTACGATGCCGAGGAGCACGTGGGCAACTACGTCAGCGAGCTGCGCTTCGCCCCCAACCAGACACGGGAGCTGGAGGAGCGCATCATGGAGCTGCACAAGACCTACCG GGGAATGACTCCCGGGGAAGCAGAGATCCACTTCCTGGAGAATGCCAAGAAGCTCTCCATGTATGGGGTGGACCTGCACCACGCCAAG GACTCAGAGGGCATCGACATCATGCTGGGTGTCTGCGCCAATGGCCTCCTCATCTACAGGGACCGCTTGAGGATCAACCGCTTTGCTTGGCCCAAGATCCTCAAGATTTCCTACAAGAGAAGCAACTTCTACATAAAGATCCGCCCGGGTGAG TATGAGCAGTTTGAGAGCACCATTGGCTTCAAGCTGCCCAACCATCGCTCTGCCAAGCGCCTCTGGAAGGTCTGCATAGAGCATCACACCTTCTTCAG GCTGGTGTCCCCAGAGCCACCCCCCAAGGGCTTCCTGGTGATGGGCTCCAAGTTTCGCTACAGTGGGCGGACGCAGGCGCAGACACGACAGGCCAGCGCCCTCATCGACCGCCCAGCTCCCTTTTTTGAGCGCTCCTCCAGCAAACGGTACACCATGTCTCGCAGCCTTGACGGAG AGTTCTCGCGCCCAGCCTCTGTCAGCGAGAACCACGACGCCAGGATGGAGGGCGAGAAGCGGGATGAGGACGGTGAGTTTGGAAGCAGGAGACGATCTGAGACAGAGGATGAGGAGGTGACCACCCCAACGAAAATCAAGGAGCTGAAG TTTTTAGACAAGCCAGAAGATGTTTTGCTGAAGCATCAGGCCAGCATCAATGAGCTGAAACGAACCCTGAAGGAGCCCAACAGCAAGCTGGTTCACAGGGACCGGGACAGGAGGCTGCCTTCCTCACCAGCCTCTTCCTCACCCAAACATGAGGATGAAACACCAAAGGGAACCCCAGAAAAGGCCACTGAG ACGATGGAAGAGGACACCCTAGATGATTTTGCATCTGAGCACGGAGCTTCTCTAAGCATGGAGTCTTTCACGCAGAAAAGCCTTGTCTCCTCTCCTGAG GGCTCGGAGCACTGGGTATTTATAGAGAGAGAAACTCCTAGGCTGGAAACAGTAGCTGTAAAGAAAACTCTGTCAGTCAAGAAGGAAGATGCAGGGACCTCAGAGGTGAAAATGACTGCGAGTGTATCAAAAGTGGAGATGGCGATAGGGAAAGCCAAGGAAGTGGCAGGCCAGGAAGATCCCGCTGACGCAGTGCTGAATACCCGGAGGAGAGCAAAAATGATCGCTAGCCCAGAGGATTTTGAGTCTGTCTGGGAGGATGAGATCTATGAGAAGGAAACCAAAGGGGAGCCCAGCCAGGAGGCAAAGCGCCTGCCAGTGGAGAGCGCAGAAGAGGAGCCCCAGGAGCAGGGTGAGGAAGCAACCACCAGCCAACCAGGTCTGCCCAAGCCATGTCAGCAGTCTGAAGAGAGGCAAAGGGCCAAGATTTTGGTGGCAGAGTCTTCTGAGGGAGAGAATGAGGTGATCTCCAAGGAGCATGCTTCTGCAGCCTCCAGGAAGCAGGAGGCCAGAGTGCCAGTCACAACCACAGAACTCCTTAAAATTAAAGTAAAGACTGGTGATGACACCTCGGAGACTTCTGCAACACAGAGGATCATCTACTTAGGAGAcccagagggagaggagaaggacagTAAACCATACCTGCTCTTGGAGACTGGCAGACGGCTTGGCTTGGAGGAGAGACCAGAAGCCACTGTGAACACATCCGGGGAGGGATCTGAGCATGTGGCACCTGCAGCAGAAGGGTTTGAGCCACCTTCCTCAGCAAGTCAGCAACATACAGCAGTAACTGGGAAGCCTGATGAAGCATCAGAGGAGCCCAGGACAGGCTGTGATGGGACCACCTTGGGGCAGAAGGACAGGTTGCCCCTACTGCAAGAGAAAGCATCTGCTAGGCTGACAGGCTGTGAAGCACCCAAGAGAGGTGAAGCCCTACCACGTTCCCGAGAGGTAGGGCCAGAAGAGATGGATCTGGGAAGCTTGAAGCCATGTGGCCTGGCAGGGAATGGCACTGAGGAGCACACAGGGAGCCCAGGACAGAGCCCAGACACCTGCACAGCAACAGAGGAGTTCTCAGGAAGGATTGAAGCAGACGATGACAAGGAGGAAGGTGCCAGAGTAGTTCTTCAGATGGAAGAGATAGAGACCAAGTCACCTTTGTCAGCTGTGCCTCGGCAGGACCATTCTCACATCACCGCGGGGTTGGAGGGGGATAAACCCAGCACTCCTGCTCCTATCCCCTTTCCCCAGCAATCCAGCCCTTGCCCTGTGGAGCCAGCTCCAGGCGCTGAGCCTGAGGGCAGAGACCTGTCCCAGGCCACCAGCCCAGTAAGAGGTGTGGGCACCCCCAAGGGTGTGGACTCCTCACTAGAGGTGGCACACGAGGAGGTTAGCACTGCAGTAGGCAAAGGAGCACCCAAGAAAGAGAGCCCTGTAGCAGAGGTGGCCATTGCCAGAGGTGTCCATCCTGAATCTGAAGAACGACCCCAAGACATGGACAATGCTACGTGGAAACCACACCAAAGTGTGAGTCCTGTTGCAGAAGGATCACCCCAAAGcacagatgctgcagcagagcccatCCAGGTCAGAGACCCAGGCACAGGGGAGGTGGCCCGGGACGTGGACTCTGTCACAGTGAGGGCAACCCAAAGCAATGTCGACACCACAGAAGAACAACTGAAGGAGAAGCCCACGATAAAAGAGCTCTCCCAAGGCACAGGGCCCACATCAAGGAAGCCAGGCAGAGGTGAAGGCTGTGGAATGGAACAATTGCCCCATGACAAAAGCCCTTGTGTGGGAGAGCTGCCTCCCAAGGCAGAAGAACCGGACAGACAGACTGAGGCCATAGTAAGAGACTTGCCCCAAGAGGCTCCTGTGGATGGAGAACTGCTCCACACTGCAGAGCCCAAAGCACAAGAGCCACTCTGGGACTCGGAGTTTAATGTGAGAGAAGATCTACAGGGCAGAAGCCCTGCAGTAGGAGAAGCTGCTAGGGACAGTGACCTTACTCTGGAGCAGCCACCTCAGCATAAGTCTCCTCCCAAAGAAGCTATTGACGTTCCACACTCCCACTCCACTATAGCAGGATTGTGTCAAGGAAGCAAGGTGTACCGGCTCTCTACCTTGACTTATGAAGGTGAGAGAGAGCTTCAAGCGAGCAGTGGAACACATCAAATAGAGTCTGAGTCGGTGGTATATGTGGCTGGGAGGACAGGAGCTGTGTCCCAGGAGCATGGAGATTACACTATGGCCCCAGGCAGCTTGCAGGACAGTGATTGCTACAGGAAAACCTCAGTGGCCTCTAAGATAAAGATGTTTGAGCAAAGTGAAGCAGAGCGAACAGCAGCCCAGGAGGGACGGGAGCACGTGCCTGAAACTGAGACATCAACAAAACCCAAGGGGAAGACAGGCCTGGTGCAGGATGTGCTGTTGAACACGGGCCTCACTTCACCGCCGGCAGGGCCAGTCACTCCGGTGGGACCTCCGGTGGGCTCCTTGGCCCTTGGGGAAGGAGCTGGTTCAGGAGATGCCTCCCAGCCTCtctctctgaaagaaaatgtttctgttgacCTGGAACATGAAGGAGAAGACAATGCTGAGCTGGCCTCCCCCGACTCTGGCTGCGAACTCACACTGGCAGAAGCCGCG AGCAAATCTCAGGAACCAAGCggggaagaaaaggatttaTCTGACCCGTCAGTAAAATCCAGCCTGAAAGAAGAGAATTTAAAGACTGCTATGCCAGTGGTCTTCCAG AGAGCGGGCTTGAGGGAGGGCACCGAGGAGAGAGCTAAGCCGCCTCGGCACAGGGCTCCTGAGAGTGACACCGGCGATGAGGAGCAAGACCAGGAGAAGGACTCGGTCTTTCTGAAGGACAACCACCTGGCCATCGAGCGCAAGTGCTCCAGCATCACGGTCAGTTCAACCTCCAGCCTGGAAGCAGAGGTGGACTTCACAGTGATTGGTGACTTCCATGGCACAGCCTTTGAGGACATCTCCCGGAGCCTGCCCGAGCTGGACAAGGACAAGAGTGAAACGGAAGATGAAGGCTTGGTTTCCTTCCAGCACACTGACAAAGTAGTTCCCGGACTGGAAGAGGATGGCAAAGCGGGGGAGAAGGTCTCCCAACCCAGCTCAGATGTTTCCCAGCTAGAG TCATCAGTCCCAAAAACGGATGCTGTGACCGCCGCTCCGGGGCCAGGTGTAAAGAAGCCTGAAGCAGACGGCTCCCCTCCCCAGCGAGTTGGCACCACAGACACAGCCCAG GtggaaggaggcagcagggacGCCACGGCCGCTGCTCACACTGGCACCACAGAGATAGCACCGGCGACCTCA GATCACAGCGCCAAGGCCGGGAAAGGGGCCATTCCCACGACAGACCTTCGCTCCCTCTCACCG ATCACCAGCGGCTCCGCTGGGAAGGAAATGCTCACCAGCATATTCAGTGCCACTGCAGAAACCCTCTCCACTTCCACCACTACCCACGTTACCAAG ACTGTGAAAGGAGGGTTTTCTGAGACCCGAATAGAGAAGCGCATCATCATCACAGGAGATGAAGACGTGGACCAGGACCAG GCACTGGCTTTAGCAATCAAAGAGGCAAAACTACAGCATCCTGACATGCTGGTAACCAAAGCTGTGGTGTACAGAGAAacagaaccttctccagaggAAAGGGACAAGAAACCTCAG